A DNA window from Bradyrhizobium sp. CCBAU 53421 contains the following coding sequences:
- a CDS encoding tripartite tricarboxylate transporter substrate binding protein BugD: protein MLALTGIAPAETWPAHPITIVVPFAAGGPSDAMARILAERMKQSLGEVVLIENVTGAGGSIGVGRAVRAAPDGYTVSFGHLGTHVANGAIYKLGYDLVDDLEPVVLLPSNPMIIVSKNAVPAKSLKELLDWLKSRPAPPTAGTAGAGSGSHIAGLYFEKVSGIKLQYVPYRGTGPALNDLVAGQIDIIVDQTSNSINQVRAGTIRAYAVTDSKRVANAPEVPTVDEAGLPGFHMTLWSGLWVPKGTPKEIVDRLNVAAIQAMNDPAVKKQLENLGLQMPPKDQLKPEALGAWQKAEIAKWWPVIKAANVKVD from the coding sequence ATGCTGGCACTTACAGGTATTGCGCCTGCGGAAACCTGGCCCGCGCACCCGATCACCATCGTCGTCCCGTTCGCCGCCGGCGGGCCGTCGGATGCGATGGCGCGCATCCTCGCCGAGCGCATGAAGCAGTCGCTCGGCGAGGTGGTTCTGATCGAGAACGTGACCGGCGCGGGCGGCTCGATCGGCGTCGGCCGCGCGGTGCGCGCGGCGCCCGACGGCTACACCGTCTCGTTCGGCCATCTCGGCACCCATGTCGCGAACGGCGCGATCTACAAGCTCGGCTACGACCTCGTCGATGACCTCGAGCCGGTGGTGCTGCTGCCGAGCAATCCGATGATCATCGTCAGCAAGAACGCCGTGCCGGCGAAGTCGCTGAAGGAGCTGCTGGACTGGCTGAAGTCGCGGCCGGCGCCGCCGACCGCGGGCACCGCCGGTGCCGGCAGCGGCAGCCACATCGCCGGGCTCTATTTCGAGAAAGTCTCCGGCATCAAGCTGCAATACGTGCCCTATCGCGGCACCGGGCCGGCGCTGAACGACCTCGTCGCCGGCCAGATCGACATCATCGTCGACCAGACCTCGAACTCGATCAACCAGGTCCGCGCCGGTACCATCCGCGCCTATGCGGTCACCGATTCCAAGCGGGTCGCGAACGCGCCTGAGGTCCCGACGGTCGACGAGGCCGGCCTGCCGGGCTTCCACATGACGCTGTGGTCGGGACTCTGGGTGCCGAAGGGCACGCCGAAGGAGATCGTGGACAGGCTCAACGTCGCGGCGATCCAGGCGATGAACGATCCCGCCGTGAAGAAGCAGCTTGAAAATCTCGGCTTGCAGATGCCGCCAAAGGACCAGCTCAAGCCGGAAGCACTCGGTGCGTGGCAGAAGGCGGAGATCGCAAAATGGTGGCCGGTGATCAAGGCCGCCAATGTGAAGGTGGATTGA
- a CDS encoding lytic transglycosylase domain-containing protein, translated as MNRCLRPLACFATAAALALLPVQATAKPHHQHQAKSGHGDKKAHGARAGTKAARDGASGKRRHARHGADKHRSAKAKSVPSKSTEAAKAPEPEKPAGPQLSGDLATVRDAIAAARRGKTNDATDIQAKITDPVGRKLVEWYLLRHSESNAPFSRYAAFVTANPDWPSVTLLRKRAEARMWQERSDPATVHGFTLDQPISAKGKFALARTLLAEGDRDGATRLVREAWRSEELLDRTESDAYDAFKDLLTRDDHRARMDKRIGAKDLAGARRAAQHLGSDELAIVKACGAVRGQSSKAEDTLNDVPSDARSDLGYTLCRIQWLLAKNRIDDAARVTIAAAPETMAQQDTDQWWRERRILSRKLLDQGEYQAAYDVIRAAAAPDNPYYRSDMHFMRGWIALRYLDDAGTAAAHFAHIDEGQTNPTVLARAAYWRGRAAEALGNSAAMRADYQAAARYPTAYYGQLALAKLGRDGIELRAPTPAASAGSMAADERVRAADMLYAIGEPDIVLYFAADLAEESTDVGMLEALGELTGRHGDARAMLQIGKIALARGFAFDHYAFPVIGIPKHTPIAPDIGRSMTYSIARTESAFDQRDKSAANAVGLMQVTPEAGRDTAKRFGVSYDWSRMVSDPVYNTQMGAAELSALLSEYRNCHIMTFAGYNAGRGRVRDWIKAYGDPRDPKVDPVDWVERIPISETRNYVQRVMENFAVYQARFEDAGTAIAGSGERVVTQESNAAPAQ; from the coding sequence ATGAACCGGTGCCTACGTCCGCTGGCGTGTTTCGCCACCGCCGCCGCGCTCGCGCTGCTTCCGGTCCAGGCGACCGCCAAGCCGCATCACCAGCATCAGGCCAAGAGTGGCCACGGCGACAAGAAGGCGCATGGTGCCAGAGCTGGTACAAAGGCTGCACGCGACGGCGCCTCCGGCAAGCGCCGGCATGCCAGGCACGGCGCCGACAAACACAGATCCGCGAAAGCCAAATCCGTTCCGTCCAAATCCACTGAGGCCGCGAAGGCGCCCGAGCCGGAGAAACCCGCCGGGCCGCAATTGTCGGGCGACCTCGCCACGGTCAGGGACGCGATCGCCGCCGCGCGCCGGGGCAAGACCAACGACGCGACCGATATCCAGGCAAAGATCACCGACCCGGTCGGGCGCAAGCTCGTCGAGTGGTATCTGCTGCGCCACTCCGAGTCGAATGCGCCGTTCAGCCGCTATGCGGCATTCGTCACGGCCAACCCGGACTGGCCGAGCGTCACGCTGCTGCGCAAGCGGGCTGAAGCGCGGATGTGGCAGGAGCGTAGCGATCCCGCCACGGTGCACGGCTTCACGCTCGATCAGCCGATCAGCGCCAAGGGCAAGTTCGCCCTCGCCCGCACGCTGCTCGCCGAAGGCGATCGCGACGGCGCCACGCGGCTGGTACGCGAAGCATGGCGCTCGGAAGAATTGCTGGACCGTACCGAGAGCGACGCCTACGATGCATTCAAGGACCTGCTCACGCGCGACGACCATCGCGCGCGCATGGACAAGCGGATCGGCGCCAAGGACCTCGCCGGCGCCAGGCGCGCGGCACAGCATCTCGGCAGCGACGAGCTCGCCATCGTGAAGGCTTGCGGCGCGGTGCGCGGCCAATCCAGCAAGGCAGAGGATACGCTCAACGACGTGCCGTCGGATGCCCGCAGCGACCTCGGCTACACGCTCTGCCGCATCCAGTGGCTGCTCGCGAAGAACAGGATCGACGATGCGGCGCGCGTGACGATTGCGGCGGCGCCCGAGACGATGGCGCAGCAGGACACCGACCAGTGGTGGCGCGAGCGTCGCATCCTCTCCCGCAAGCTGCTCGACCAGGGGGAATACCAGGCAGCCTATGACGTAATCCGCGCCGCGGCGGCGCCGGACAATCCCTACTATCGCTCCGATATGCACTTCATGCGCGGCTGGATCGCGCTGCGCTATCTCGACGATGCCGGGACCGCTGCGGCGCATTTCGCCCACATCGACGAGGGCCAGACCAACCCGACCGTGCTGGCGCGCGCCGCCTATTGGCGTGGCCGCGCCGCCGAGGCGCTCGGTAATTCCGCGGCGATGCGGGCCGACTACCAGGCCGCGGCGCGCTACCCGACCGCCTATTACGGGCAGCTCGCGCTCGCCAAGCTCGGCCGCGACGGGATCGAGCTGCGCGCGCCCACGCCGGCGGCCAGCGCCGGCAGCATGGCGGCCGACGAGCGCGTGCGTGCCGCCGACATGCTCTATGCGATCGGCGAGCCCGACATCGTGCTCTATTTCGCCGCCGACCTCGCCGAGGAAAGCACCGACGTCGGGATGCTCGAGGCGCTCGGCGAGCTCACCGGCCGCCATGGCGATGCCCGCGCCATGCTGCAGATCGGCAAGATCGCGCTCGCGCGCGGCTTTGCCTTCGACCATTACGCCTTCCCGGTCATCGGTATTCCCAAGCATACCCCGATCGCCCCCGATATCGGGCGCAGCATGACCTATTCGATCGCGCGCACCGAAAGCGCGTTCGACCAGCGCGACAAGTCGGCGGCCAACGCCGTCGGCCTGATGCAGGTGACGCCCGAAGCCGGACGCGACACCGCCAAGCGCTTCGGCGTCAGCTATGACTGGAGCAGGATGGTGTCCGATCCGGTCTACAACACCCAGATGGGCGCCGCCGAACTGAGTGCGCTGCTGTCCGAATACCGCAACTGCCACATCATGACGTTTGCCGGTTACAACGCCGGCCGCGGCCGCGTCCGCGACTGGATCAAGGCCTATGGCGACCCGCGCGATCCCAAGGTCGATCCGGTCGACTGGGTCGAGCGGATTCCGATCTCGGAGACGCGTAACTACGTCCAGCGCGTGATGGAGAACTTCGCGGTCTATCAGGCGCGCTTCGAGGATGCCGGCACGGCGATAGCCGGGAGCGGCGAGCGCGTCGTGACACAGGAGAGCAATGCTGCGCCGGCGCAGTAA
- a CDS encoding SMP-30/gluconolactonase/LRE family protein: protein MSDQLKTILDGGRYFEGPRWHRGRLWFVDCMARTLLSISPSGERQEHAVVTDDTPCGLGVLPDGDIIVLTMFRKRLLRFSGGALSLYADLSAVATGTIDDMIVDGQGRAYVGDLGFNLPPPEGRGAVGRIILVMPDGSARVVADGLRFPNGIAVSSDHRRLVVAEMDGAGLADYDIAPDGGLSLRGRFGRVNDPDGICLDGDGAVWLASFTEDAFVRIGRDGVECARIAVPGRRALACALGGADRRTLFCLSAETSYEELRKGKSVSRIDVIEVDTPGDGYP, encoded by the coding sequence ATGTCGGATCAACTCAAGACCATCCTGGATGGCGGCCGCTATTTCGAGGGCCCGCGCTGGCACCGCGGGCGGCTCTGGTTCGTCGACTGCATGGCGAGGACGCTGCTCAGCATCAGCCCGTCAGGCGAACGTCAGGAGCATGCTGTCGTGACCGACGACACGCCGTGCGGTCTCGGCGTCCTGCCTGATGGCGACATCATCGTGCTGACGATGTTCAGGAAGCGGCTGCTGCGGTTTTCCGGCGGCGCGCTGTCGCTGTATGCCGATCTCTCAGCGGTCGCGACCGGCACGATCGATGACATGATCGTCGACGGGCAGGGGCGGGCCTATGTCGGCGATCTCGGTTTCAATCTGCCGCCGCCGGAAGGCCGCGGCGCCGTCGGCCGCATCATCCTCGTGATGCCCGATGGCAGCGCCCGCGTCGTCGCCGACGGCTTGCGCTTCCCCAACGGCATTGCCGTCTCCTCCGACCATCGCCGGCTCGTGGTCGCGGAAATGGATGGCGCGGGTCTTGCCGATTACGACATCGCGCCGGACGGCGGCCTGAGCCTTCGCGGGCGGTTCGGTCGCGTCAATGATCCCGACGGCATCTGCCTCGACGGCGATGGCGCGGTCTGGCTCGCATCCTTCACCGAAGACGCGTTCGTCCGGATCGGTCGCGATGGTGTGGAGTGTGCGCGCATCGCGGTCCCCGGCCGCCGCGCACTCGCCTGTGCACTCGGCGGCGCGGACCGCAGGACGCTGTTCTGCCTGAGCGCGGAGACGTCCTACGAGGAGCTGCGGAAGGGCAAATCGGTGTCGCGGATCGACGTGATCGAGGTCGATACGCCGGGTGACGGCTATCCCTAG
- a CDS encoding TRAP transporter large permease gives MTVFGIGISYGLATLFAMFSGMPIAFALGAVAVVFMAIYMPAASLDTVTQNVYEEMASITLLSIPLFILKGAAIGKSRAGQDLYSALHAWLHRVPGGLGVANVFACALFAAMAGSSPATCSAIGSAGIPEMRKRGYSGGFAAGIIAAGGTLGILLPPSITMILFAVAAEKSLGRLFLAGIGPGLLLVSLFGLYAVFRFRKEYAMAKAAYDATGKDAAILQRDEFTMAERFSALPRVIPFVLLLTGVMIALYGGYATPSETAGLGGLLALGLIAVIYSVWKPSDLSPILKSTIRESTMLMLIIGMSLLYSYVMSYLHISQSAAEAIVAMHLPRWELLFAILVMVIVLGFFLPPVSIILMTAPIILPPLRAAEFDIIWFGVVMTIVMEMGLIHPPVGLNIFVIRNVAPDIPLSEVIWGTLPFVLLMMFAVLMLCFFPEISTSLPNLVMGPDGGR, from the coding sequence ATGACCGTGTTTGGTATTGGCATCTCCTACGGGCTTGCCACCCTGTTTGCGATGTTCTCCGGCATGCCGATCGCATTCGCGCTCGGCGCCGTGGCGGTCGTGTTCATGGCGATCTACATGCCGGCGGCCTCGCTCGATACGGTGACCCAGAACGTCTACGAGGAGATGGCCTCGATCACGCTGCTGTCGATCCCGCTGTTCATCCTGAAGGGCGCGGCGATCGGCAAATCGCGCGCCGGCCAGGATCTCTACTCGGCGCTGCATGCCTGGCTGCACCGCGTGCCCGGCGGCCTCGGCGTCGCCAACGTGTTCGCCTGCGCGCTGTTCGCGGCGATGGCCGGCTCCTCGCCCGCGACCTGCTCGGCGATCGGCTCGGCCGGCATCCCCGAGATGCGCAAGCGCGGCTATTCCGGCGGCTTTGCCGCCGGAATCATCGCCGCCGGCGGCACGCTCGGCATCCTGCTGCCGCCCTCGATCACGATGATCCTGTTCGCCGTCGCGGCCGAGAAGTCGCTCGGCCGGCTGTTCCTCGCCGGCATCGGTCCCGGACTGCTGCTGGTGTCGTTGTTCGGCCTCTACGCCGTGTTCCGCTTCCGCAAGGAATACGCGATGGCCAAGGCCGCCTATGATGCGACCGGCAAGGATGCCGCGATCCTGCAGCGCGACGAATTCACCATGGCCGAGCGCTTCAGCGCGTTGCCGCGCGTGATCCCGTTCGTGCTGCTCTTGACCGGCGTGATGATCGCGCTCTATGGTGGCTACGCCACGCCGTCGGAAACCGCCGGCCTCGGCGGCCTTTTGGCGCTCGGGCTGATCGCCGTGATCTATAGCGTGTGGAAGCCGAGCGACCTGTCGCCGATCCTGAAATCGACCATCCGCGAGTCGACCATGCTGATGCTGATCATCGGCATGTCGCTGCTCTATTCCTACGTGATGAGCTATCTGCACATCTCGCAGTCGGCAGCTGAAGCGATCGTCGCGATGCACCTGCCGCGCTGGGAGCTGCTGTTCGCGATCCTCGTGATGGTGATCGTGCTCGGCTTCTTCCTGCCGCCGGTCTCGATCATCCTGATGACCGCGCCGATCATCCTGCCGCCGCTGCGCGCGGCCGAGTTCGACATCATCTGGTTCGGCGTCGTGATGACCATCGTGATGGAGATGGGCCTGATCCACCCGCCGGTCGGCCTCAACATCTTCGTCATCCGCAACGTCGCGCCCGACATCCCCTTGAGCGAGGTGATCTGGGGCACGCTGCCCTTCGTGCTGCTGATGATGTTCGCCGTGCTGATGCTGTGCTTCTTCCCGGAGATCTCGACCTCGCTGCCGAACCTGGTGATGGGCCCGGACGGCGGGCGCTAG
- a CDS encoding TRAP transporter small permease encodes MMHGPVADQAETPSMATGNTPVALLGRALSVCNNVIVVFAALALIAACVILSYSVLGRALFHSPNYWQDEAAVFLLVGATFMTSAYVQSQRGHVSIEAFVGLLSARANSIRLWLVDVASFAFCTFFAWKSWTLAHEAYVDGQVSNSMWSPPLAIPYGLMALGMTLLCVQLLLQILIPLTGGARR; translated from the coding sequence ATGATGCATGGTCCGGTCGCGGATCAAGCCGAAACCCCAAGCATGGCCACGGGCAACACACCCGTGGCGCTGCTCGGGCGCGCGCTGTCCGTCTGTAACAACGTCATCGTGGTGTTCGCCGCGCTCGCCTTGATCGCGGCCTGCGTGATCCTGAGCTACAGCGTGCTCGGCCGCGCCCTGTTCCACAGCCCGAATTACTGGCAGGACGAGGCGGCCGTGTTCCTGCTGGTCGGCGCCACCTTCATGACCTCGGCCTATGTCCAGAGCCAGCGCGGCCATGTCAGCATCGAGGCGTTCGTCGGCCTGCTCTCGGCCCGCGCCAACAGCATCAGGCTGTGGCTGGTCGACGTCGCGAGCTTCGCGTTCTGCACCTTCTTCGCCTGGAAGTCCTGGACCCTGGCGCACGAGGCCTATGTCGATGGCCAGGTGTCCAACTCGATGTGGTCGCCGCCGCTTGCCATCCCTTATGGGCTGATGGCGCTGGGCATGACGCTGCTCTGCGTCCAGCTGCTTTTGCAGATCCTGATTCCGTTGACCGGTGGCGCGCGCCGATGA
- the dctP gene encoding TRAP transporter substrate-binding protein DctP — protein MLTRRHVLASALAAPAVLRMGVGTAHAATTLKVSHQFPGGTIDKGDFRDRLCRMFAAEVAKRSGGDLTAEVYPNSSLIKTNAQFSAMRKGALDLSLYPMPYAGGELPETNIGLMPGLVTTYDQGLRWKKEPVGKALSDFLADKGILLISWVWQAGGVASRSKAIVAPEDAKGLKVRGGSREMDMVLQTAGAAVLSVPSNEIYAAMQTGACDAGITSSTSLISFRLEEVAKSLTSGAGASYWFMLEPLMMSKAIFDKLPKNQQDIILAVGAELEAFGRKGAQDDDAEVAKVYEKAGAKVSALDAAIVGKWRDIARDTAWKDYGAKTATAANLLKLASDVAA, from the coding sequence ATGCTCACACGCCGCCACGTCCTCGCTTCCGCCCTCGCCGCACCAGCCGTCCTGCGGATGGGTGTCGGGACCGCGCATGCCGCGACCACGCTGAAGGTCTCGCACCAGTTTCCAGGCGGCACCATCGACAAGGGCGACTTCCGCGACCGGCTGTGCCGGATGTTCGCAGCCGAGGTCGCCAAGCGCTCGGGCGGCGACCTCACCGCCGAGGTCTATCCGAACTCCTCGCTGATCAAGACCAACGCGCAGTTCTCGGCGATGCGCAAGGGCGCGCTCGACCTCAGCCTCTATCCGATGCCCTATGCCGGCGGCGAATTGCCGGAGACCAATATCGGCCTGATGCCGGGCCTGGTGACGACCTACGACCAGGGTCTGCGCTGGAAGAAGGAGCCCGTCGGCAAGGCGCTGAGCGACTTCCTCGCCGACAAGGGCATTCTGCTGATCTCCTGGGTCTGGCAGGCCGGCGGCGTCGCCAGCCGCTCCAAGGCGATCGTGGCGCCCGAAGATGCCAAGGGCCTCAAGGTGCGCGGCGGCTCGCGCGAGATGGACATGGTGTTGCAGACCGCCGGCGCCGCCGTGCTGTCGGTGCCCTCCAACGAGATCTACGCCGCGATGCAGACCGGCGCCTGCGATGCCGGCATCACCTCTTCCACCAGCCTGATCTCGTTCCGCCTCGAGGAAGTCGCGAAGTCGCTCACTTCGGGCGCCGGCGCGTCCTACTGGTTCATGCTGGAGCCGCTGATGATGTCGAAGGCGATCTTCGACAAGCTGCCGAAGAACCAGCAGGACATCATCCTCGCCGTCGGCGCCGAGCTCGAGGCGTTCGGCCGCAAGGGTGCGCAGGACGACGATGCCGAAGTCGCCAAGGTCTATGAGAAGGCCGGCGCCAAGGTCAGCGCGCTCGACGCCGCCATTGTCGGCAAGTGGCGCGATATCGCGCGCGACACCGCGTGGAAGGACTACGGTGCCAAGACCGCAACCGCCGCCAACCTGCTGAAGCTCGCAAGCGACGTCGCCGCATGA
- a CDS encoding pentapeptide MXKDX repeat protein, whose translation MTTKTRLGLSAALLSFSLALAPAAFAQDKMGKDDAMKKEDTMSKDAMKKDGGMMKKDDAMKKDGGAMMKKDDGMKKN comes from the coding sequence ATGACCACCAAGACCCGCCTCGGCCTTTCCGCCGCGCTGCTCTCGTTCAGCCTCGCGCTGGCGCCCGCCGCCTTCGCTCAGGACAAGATGGGCAAGGACGACGCGATGAAGAAGGAGGACACGATGTCCAAGGATGCCATGAAGAAGGATGGTGGCATGATGAAGAAGGACGACGCCATGAAGAAGGACGGCGGCGCGATGATGAAGAAAGACGACGGCATGAAGAAGAACTGA
- a CDS encoding DUF6481 family protein — protein sequence MSGFKEPGFADRQKAALQARQNLLNKFRAQPGADDPSVKARAEERAAIAERRAKAKEAREIEKAEQKRREEEAAAAEAARIVREQEEEAARLAALEAEQKAKRDARYAARKERGKKKR from the coding sequence ATGAGTGGCTTCAAGGAACCGGGTTTTGCCGACCGCCAAAAGGCGGCCCTGCAGGCGCGGCAAAACCTCCTCAACAAGTTTCGCGCCCAGCCGGGAGCTGACGATCCCAGTGTAAAGGCACGTGCCGAAGAGCGCGCGGCGATCGCCGAGCGCCGCGCCAAGGCCAAGGAAGCCCGTGAAATCGAGAAGGCCGAGCAGAAGCGGCGTGAGGAAGAAGCCGCCGCAGCCGAAGCGGCCCGCATCGTGCGCGAGCAGGAAGAAGAAGCGGCGAGACTGGCCGCGCTTGAGGCCGAGCAGAAGGCCAAGCGCGACGCGCGCTACGCGGCGCGCAAGGAGCGCGGCAAGAAGAAACGCTGA
- a CDS encoding 2-dehydro-3-deoxygalactonokinase, translated as MSGPSYVAVDWGTSSFRLWLMRAGGQVFGERRSDEGMTVAAGTGFASVLQSHLDALGVAADLPVVICGMAGARQGWVEAGYVDTPAHLSEILKGAVVVNGQPRDIRILPGIAQRDAAAPDVMRGEETQLLGALGLDAPGDALVCMPGTHSKWVRLRGGTVERFATFMTGELFSVVARDTILSHAVAGAEAAVDADAFRSAVAEAFAAPALSANLLFRVRSRQLLFGGSAQAGREAISGTLIGAELAAGLAERERATPVTLIASGRLQLLYQIALESLSIPLNVMDAEEAVRRGLAGAAAAIWND; from the coding sequence ATGAGCGGGCCTTCCTATGTCGCGGTCGATTGGGGCACCAGCAGCTTCCGGCTCTGGCTGATGCGCGCTGGCGGCCAGGTATTCGGCGAACGCCGCAGCGACGAAGGCATGACGGTGGCGGCCGGCACCGGCTTTGCGTCCGTGCTGCAATCGCATCTCGACGCGCTGGGCGTGGCGGCCGATCTGCCGGTCGTGATCTGCGGCATGGCCGGCGCGCGGCAGGGCTGGGTCGAGGCCGGCTATGTCGACACGCCGGCGCATCTCTCCGAGATCCTCAAGGGCGCCGTCGTGGTCAACGGACAGCCGCGCGATATTCGTATCCTGCCCGGGATTGCGCAGCGCGATGCTGCGGCCCCCGATGTGATGCGTGGCGAGGAAACCCAGTTGCTCGGCGCGCTCGGCCTGGATGCGCCGGGTGACGCCCTCGTTTGCATGCCGGGAACCCATTCCAAATGGGTGCGCCTGCGCGGCGGGACGGTCGAGCGCTTTGCGACCTTCATGACCGGCGAGTTGTTCAGCGTGGTCGCGCGCGACACCATCCTGTCGCATGCCGTCGCCGGTGCGGAAGCGGCAGTCGATGCCGATGCGTTCCGCTCGGCCGTCGCCGAGGCGTTCGCAGCGCCGGCGCTATCAGCCAACCTGCTGTTTCGGGTGCGATCCCGGCAGTTGCTGTTCGGCGGCAGCGCGCAAGCGGGGCGTGAGGCGATCTCGGGCACATTGATCGGTGCCGAGCTGGCGGCCGGCCTTGCGGAGCGGGAGCGAGCAACGCCGGTGACGCTGATTGCATCGGGCCGCCTGCAGCTTCTCTATCAGATCGCGCTTGAAAGCCTTTCGATTCCGCTCAACGTCATGGATGCGGAGGAGGCGGTTCGCCGTGGCCTCGCGGGCGCCGCGGCGGCGATCTGGAACGACTGA
- a CDS encoding 2-dehydro-3-deoxy-6-phosphogalactonate aldolase gives MSIPFPPMKRPLVAILRGVKPDEALGIVSALLEAEMTAIEIPLNSPDPFRSIEIAAERAPADVLIGAGTVLTAGDVDRLHDVGGRLMVSPNVDVDVLARARHHAMVTMPGVFSPTEALLAARAGASSLKFFPASVLGASGISAIRAVLPPDVMLAAVGGVSDQNFAEYVKVGIRAFGLGSSLYKPGMTATDVAARAKVTIAAYDRAVQGAS, from the coding sequence ATGAGCATTCCGTTTCCTCCGATGAAGCGTCCGCTGGTCGCGATCCTGCGCGGCGTCAAGCCGGACGAGGCCCTGGGCATCGTGAGCGCGCTGCTCGAGGCTGAGATGACCGCGATCGAGATTCCGCTGAACTCGCCCGATCCGTTCCGCTCGATCGAGATCGCGGCGGAGCGGGCGCCGGCCGATGTCCTGATCGGCGCCGGCACGGTGCTGACTGCAGGAGACGTCGACCGTCTCCATGATGTCGGCGGACGCCTCATGGTGTCGCCGAACGTCGACGTCGACGTGCTGGCGCGCGCCCGGCACCACGCGATGGTCACGATGCCCGGCGTGTTCTCGCCGACCGAAGCGCTGCTCGCCGCACGCGCGGGCGCCTCGAGCCTGAAATTTTTCCCGGCGAGCGTGCTCGGCGCTTCCGGCATCTCGGCGATCCGCGCCGTGCTGCCGCCGGATGTGATGCTCGCCGCCGTTGGTGGCGTCTCGGACCAGAATTTCGCGGAGTATGTGAAGGTGGGCATTCGCGCCTTCGGTCTCGGCAGCAGTCTCTACAAGCCGGGCATGACGGCCACGGATGTCGCGGCCAGGGCGAAAGTCACGATCGCGGCATATGACAGGGCCGTGCAGGGCGCGAGCTAG
- a CDS encoding SRPBCC family protein, producing MRIAVETIVAAPIADVWRAYTTPDDIKRWNAASDDWHTTAATVDLRAGGAFSSRMEAKDGSMGFDFAGTYTKVEAPRLLEYAFGDRTAQVAFTPEAGGIKVQVSFDGEDTHSVEQQRGGWQAILDNFKRYVEARPRS from the coding sequence ATGAGGATTGCCGTCGAAACGATCGTTGCCGCGCCGATCGCGGATGTCTGGCGCGCCTACACCACGCCGGACGACATCAAGCGGTGGAATGCGGCTTCCGACGATTGGCACACCACCGCTGCGACCGTGGACCTGCGCGCCGGTGGTGCATTCTCGTCGCGGATGGAAGCCAAGGACGGCAGCATGGGGTTCGATTTCGCCGGCACCTACACCAAGGTCGAGGCGCCGCGCCTGCTCGAATATGCGTTCGGCGACCGCACCGCGCAGGTTGCGTTCACGCCTGAAGCCGGCGGCATCAAGGTGCAGGTCAGCTTCGACGGCGAGGATACTCATTCGGTCGAGCAGCAGCGCGGCGGCTGGCAGGCGATCCTGGATAATTTCAAGCGCTACGTCGAGGCAAGGCCGCGGTCCTGA
- a CDS encoding cupin domain-containing protein: MIDAARVWQLGAASEIEGRTTGSETSVIVVDMPPGPGPALHRHPYAETFIVLEGRVRFTIEGRDVEAGAGSVVVAPAHAAHTFSNPGPGRLLQVDIHASDRFVTEWLVPEAERPQGQVAAPRETKA; encoded by the coding sequence GTGATCGATGCAGCAAGGGTCTGGCAGCTTGGTGCTGCCAGCGAGATCGAGGGACGGACCACCGGATCGGAGACCTCGGTGATCGTCGTCGACATGCCGCCGGGGCCGGGACCGGCCTTGCACCGCCATCCCTATGCCGAAACTTTCATCGTGCTCGAGGGGCGCGTCCGATTCACGATCGAGGGCAGGGACGTCGAGGCTGGCGCCGGCTCGGTCGTGGTGGCGCCGGCGCATGCGGCCCACACCTTCAGCAATCCCGGGCCGGGTCGCCTCCTGCAGGTCGACATCCACGCCTCCGATCGCTTCGTCACCGAATGGCTGGTACCGGAGGCGGAGCGCCCGCAGGGCCAGGTCGCAGCTCCGCGCGAGACGAAGGCGTGA
- a CDS encoding YdeI/OmpD-associated family protein has product MERPAYQRNDYLHWIGRSIRDATRRKRIDQMLEELKAGGVYMGMAHRPNKQAR; this is encoded by the coding sequence GTGGAACGCCCGGCGTATCAACGCAACGACTATCTGCATTGGATCGGCCGCAGCATACGGGATGCAACAAGACGCAAGCGGATCGACCAGATGCTGGAAGAATTGAAAGCCGGCGGGGTCTATATGGGAATGGCGCACCGGCCGAATAAACAGGCGAGGTGA